The Laspinema palackyanum D2c DNA window TCTCAACTACCGTTCAGCATTGAGATTAACCGAACCCGATCGGATTTTGTATTTAGCGATTCCAGTAGATGTTTATAATGAGTTTTTTAGTCGCCAGTTTATTCAAAGAATCATTGGCGAATATCAACTCAAGTTACTCATTTTTAATCCAGCGCAAGAGGAGATTCTTCTATGGAAAGACTAAATTATCCAGAAATCGTTCAAAACATTTTGGAAAATCATGTCAAAAATTGCTCGAATCGCCAGACGGAAGTTAAATTGTTATTTGATCGCGATCGCGATCGCTATCAAGTGATGAATATCGGTTGGCAAGAGCTAACGCGAGTATTTGGTTGTATTATTTACATAGAAATTAAAGAGGATAAAATTTGGATCGAACGGGATGGTACGGAAATCGGAGTGGCTAATGAATTAGTAGAAGCTGGCGTTCCTAAACAGGATATCGTTTTGGCTTTTAAAGCCCCTTATAAACGAAAATTTACTGACTTTGCTGCAAGTTGATCTGATTGGCTGGGTATTGCTT harbors:
- a CDS encoding XisI protein; amino-acid sequence: MERLNYPEIVQNILENHVKNCSNRQTEVKLLFDRDRDRYQVMNIGWQELTRVFGCIIYIEIKEDKIWIERDGTEIGVANELVEAGVPKQDIVLAFKAPYKRKFTDFAAS